A region from the Aegilops tauschii subsp. strangulata cultivar AL8/78 chromosome 5, Aet v6.0, whole genome shotgun sequence genome encodes:
- the LOC109763181 gene encoding uncharacterized protein — protein MPPAAALMDELVEHPFLRLSPELVEEVFFRLPPDEPACLVRASAVCKPWRLILADSGFRRRYREFHGAPPVLGFFQKDVSFFPISALPHGQPNDPRWVPLDCRHGRALFAFAPAIFAFDPAYRNVVEGGTVGLIIWDPMTGQGCRLPSPVDDTFGELRFTFSAAVLCAAQGCDHHGCQGGHYRVVIVTTNQRQSVTSGWMYSSETLVWGKLTSVHHPNVEYTYNLGAPSVIVGDALYFNTSGIVECQIGTLRLSMYEKPIDGNGRLTTAEDGRLGFAAVVDFTNLTLWSMQRGPEGATGWVKLRAIDLKRLLPNGALPIPAYEFGISRWVRGMLVSGIAEGTQVIFVKTQVGSYMVDLKAGRARKVSRLGRKIFPYMSFYIPAMEVACNGQEQ, from the exons atgccgccggcggcggcgctgaTGGACGAGCTCGTAGAGCATCCGTTCCTCCGCCTTTCGCCGGAGCTCGTCGAGGAGGTATTTTTCCGCCTCCCGCCGGACGAGCCCGCCTGTCTCGTCCGTGCCTCCGCTGTCTGCAAGCCCTGGCGCCTCATCCTCGCGGATTCGGGCTTTCGCCGCCGCTACCGCGAGTTCCACGGAGCACCTCCCGTCCTGGGTTTCTTCCAGAAGGACGTCAGCTTCTTCCCCATCTCCGCCCTCCCCCATGGCCAGCCTAACGATCCTCGCTGGGTTCCCCTGGACTGCCGCCACGGCCGCGCCCTCTTCGCCTTCGCCCCCGCCATCTTCGCCTTCGACCCCGCCTACCGGAACGTCGTGGAAGGGGGGACCGTTGGACTAATCATCTGGGACCCTATGACGGGCCAAGGGTGCCGCCTACCCTCACCGGTGGACGACACTTTCGGCGAGCTCCGGTTCACGTTCAGTGCGGCGGTGTTATGCGCCGCACAAGGCTGCGACCACCACGGTTGCCAAGGAGGGCACTACCGTGTGGTCATCGTCACCACCAATCAGCGGCAAAGCGTCACATCGGGCTGGATGTACTCGTCGGAGACTCTAGTGTGGGGCAAGCTCACCTCTGTTCATCACCCCAATGTGGAGTATACCTATAACTTGGGTGCGCCTAGCGTCATTGTGGGCGATGCACTCTACTTCAACACTAGTGGCATCGTGGAGTGCCAAATTGGTACTCTCCGCTTGTCAATGTATGAGAAGCCGATCGATGGCAATGGGCGTCTCACGACGGCGGAAGATGGCAGGCTGGGATTCGCTGCCGTGGTTGATTTCACAAATCTAACTCTATGGTCAATGCAGAGGGGACCGGAGGGAGCCACGGGATGGGTAAAACTCAGGGCAATCGATCTTAAGAGGCTACTCCCTAATGGTGCCCTGCCGATCCCAGCCTATGAATTTGGGATTAGCAGGTGGGTGCGTGGAATGCTTGTCAGTGGCATCGCAGAGGGCACCCAAGTCATTTTTGTGAAAACACAAGTTGGTTCCTATATGGTTGATCTCAAGGCAGGGCGAGCCAGGAAGGTGTCTCGCCTTGGCAGAAAAATCTTTCCCTACATGAGCTTCTACATCCCAG CAATGGAAGTAGCCTGTAACGGCCAGGAGCAGTGA
- the LOC120965005 gene encoding uncharacterized protein — MDGPVEDPFLRLSPELVEEVLLRLPPEEPACLVRASAVRKPWRRVLASAGFRRRYREFHGPPPVLGIVQEDASFRPISALPAQPVRSRWAKVKALDCRHGRYLFESYSRYFGEGEPVYITIADPLTGHELRLRTPVDDGVLWFSAAVLCAAQGCDHHGCQGGHFCVVIVTTNHQKKVTAGWMYSSETRVWTELTSVHHPDITKYTYNRGSPSVLVGDALYFDLDGIIKCQLGTLRLSMFERPTDAKGHVMTAEDGGLGFAAVVDVTNLTIWSMQTGPEGAMGWAKLRVIDLTTLLPDRALSIPAPEDGISGIAEGTQIIFVSSCVGTYMVDLKSRRVRKVSDPGRKVFPYMRFYIPAMEAASMGQGQ; from the exons ATGGACGGGCCCGTAGAGGATCCCTTCCTCCGCCTTTCGCCGGAGCTCGTCGAGGAGGTCCTCCTCCGCCTtccgccggaggagcccgcctGCCTCGTCCGCGCCTCCGCCGTCCGCAAGCCCTGGCGCCGCGTCCTCGCCAGCGCGGGCTTTCGCCGCCGCTACCGTGAATTCCACGGACCACCTCCGGTCCTCGGGATCGTCCAAGAGGACGCCAGCTTCCGCCCCATATCGGCGCTCCCTGCCCAGCCTGTCCGCTCCCGCTGGGCTAAAGTGAAGGCCCTGGACTGCCGCCACGGCCGCTACCTATTCGAGTCCTACAGCCGGTACTTCGGGGAAGGGGAGCCCGTTTACATAACCATCGCGGACCCTCTGACGGGCCACGAGCTCCGCCTGCGCACaccggtggacgacggcgtgcTCTGGTTCAGCGCGGCGGTGCTCTGCGCCGCACAAGGCTGCGACCACCATGGTTGCCAAGGAGGGCACTTCTGTGTGGTCATCGTGACCACCAATCATCAGAAAAAAGTCACAGCGGGATGGATGTACTCGTCGGAGACTCGTGTGTGGACCGAGCTCACCTCTGTTCATCACCCCGATATCACCAAGTATACCTATAACCGAGGTTCGCCAAGCGTCCTTGTGGGTGATGCACTCTACTTTGACTTGGATGGCATTATCAAGTGCCAACTTGGTACACTTCGCTTGTCAATGTTTGAGAGGCCGACCGATGCCAAGGGGCATGTCATGACGGCGGAAGATGGGGGGCTCGGATTCGCTGCCGTGGTTGATGTCACAAACCTGACCATTTGGTCAATGCAGACCGGACCAGAGGGAGCCATGGGATGGGCAAAACTCAGGGTAATCGATCTTACGACGCTGCTCCCTGACAGGGCCCTTTCGATTCCAGCACCTGAAGATGGAATTAGTGGCATCGCCGAAGGCACCCAAATCATTTTTGTGAGCTCATGTGTTGGTACCTATATGGTCGATCTCAAGTCAAGGCGAGTTAGGAAGGTATCTGATCCTGGCAGAAAAGTCTTTCCCTACATGAGATTCTACATCCCAG CAATGGAAGCAGCTTCTATGGGCCAGGGGCAGTGA